The Treponema sp. Marseille-Q3903 genomic interval AAAAAGGACTTTGTTTTTCTGACCAATACTTTCGATTTATCATTGAGCTAAAAAAATTCAATTATTCACACATTTACAATCACTGGAGGCTCGGCGAATTTGGTATTTATGCAGATAACATAATCGGAACACTTTATCGGACACTTCAAAAAACATATTTATATGCACAAAACGGACGAGTTGCACAAGCTCTAAAATTATACCCAAAACTCTGCGAGACTTTTGAAGACTGGCTTATAAAATACACAAATTACAGACCGTTTATCAGCGAACGCCATTCGTTTGTAGATAAAAAAACAATATTAAAATACAACACTCAGACTGTATTTGATTTAAGCGATTCAAATTCTTTTACAAAATGCATAATCGAATACATTTCCGGGATGACAGACCAGTTTGCAATCCAAGTTTACGAAGAAATAATCTCATTCTAAAACTGGGAGTTTGCTGCATTTGTATTTTTTGCGAACACATTTTCGTGCACATTTTTGACAGCATTTATTTTAATTTATTTATTTATTGATGAGCTTTATCATTTTATAAGAAAAGCCCGCCCTTATCATTGCCGAGATCAATTTTTCTCCCTCTTTTCCCTGTTTCAAAAAGGTTTCGTAAGCCCTTTTGCAGATTTCCATTTCGTCATGTTCAGAAAAAAACTCATCTAGCGCAAAAGTTGAAATCTCTTTTGAGATTCCCCTCGATATCAGCTCCGACAAAAGCCTTGTTCTTCCTTCATAATGTTTAAGACTCCTTAGATGAAGCCACGCCCTTGCAAACCTCTGATCGCTCAGGTAATCGTTGTTTTCAAGATAATCGAGAGCGGTTTCTATATATTTTTTATCATATTTTTTTTTCAGCAATTTAAGAGTAAGCCCAAAACGGCTTTGTTCTGAGCGTCCTAAATATTCAACCGCCTTTAATTCAATAACTGATACAAGACCTGCATCTAATATTTTGCCGCTTTCTTCTTCGTCGAACTCCGTACCCGCTTCAATCCTGGCAAAATCCAGGTCAGGAATATATTCTTTTCTGACAAAAAAGACCGCGCCGTTTTCTTCTACAACTTTATACATTCCGCTGTAAGAAGTTTCTGCAATCGATTTAATTTTCATATTATAAATATACCGTCAATAAATGATTCCGGGCAAAAAAAAACGCAGACACAACCGGCTGCGTTTTCGGATATTGCGGACTACCCCGCAACAAAGAGTTTGAATACTAACGTTTAGAGAACTGGAATCTTCTGCGGGCACCTTTCTGACCGTACTTCTTACGTTCAACCATGCGTGAGTCACGTGTGAGATAACCGTTAGCTTTTAACGATGTGCGG includes:
- a CDS encoding regulatory protein RecX, which gives rise to MKIKSIAETSYSGMYKVVEENGAVFFVRKEYIPDLDFARIEAGTEFDEEESGKILDAGLVSVIELKAVEYLGRSEQSRFGLTLKLLKKKYDKKYIETALDYLENNDYLSDQRFARAWLHLRSLKHYEGRTRLLSELISRGISKEISTFALDEFFSEHDEMEICKRAYETFLKQGKEGEKLISAMIRAGFSYKMIKLINK